TCGCGTGCAATGCAGAGCAATAAAACTACGATGCAGCGACGACGTCGTCGCAGCTCAAGAAGAATTACCGCGGAGGGCCAACAAGAACGCCAGCCACGCAACAAAGGAGGCGGTAGCCATGGCGTCCTCCTCCCGCTCCCACCAAGAAGCGGAGCTCGATGGCGACCACATCTCCTCCCCACTCCGTAAGCTCGTCGTCTCTGCTGTCTGCCTGCACgcgcctgctgctgctgctggccaTTTAACCGGTCTCTGCTCCCCATGCAGTGCCGTCGTCGACGTCGCGCAGCTCGCCGGAGcgggatgaggaggaggaggagggggagaacTCGCCGATCGAGCAGGTGGCGCTGACGGTGCCGGTGGGCGACGACCCGGACACGCCGGTGCTCACCTTCCGGATGTGGGTCCTCGGCGTCCTCTCCTGCGCCGTGCTCTCCTTCCTCAACCAGTTCTTCTGGTACCGCAAGGAGCCGCTCACAGTCACCGCCATCTCCGCCCAGGTCGCCGTCGTGCCGCTCGGCCGGCTCATGGCGGCCGCGCTGCCGGAGCGCGCCTTCTTCCGCGGCAGGCCGTACGAGTTCACCCTCAACCCAGGGCCGTTCAACGTGAAGGAGCACGTGCTGATCACCATCTTCGCCAACGCCGGCGCCGGCACCGTCTACGCCATCCACGTCGTCACCGCCGTCCGCGTCTTCTACGGCAAGAATCTATCCTTCTTCGTCTCCCTCCTCGTCGTCctcaccacgcaggtgctcggGTTCGGGTGGGCGGGGATTTTCCGGCGGTACCTCGTGGAGCCGGCGACCATGTGGTGGCCGGCCAACCTCGTGCAGGTCTCCCTCTTCAGGTACACGCTTCCCACATCTCCGGcaagcaacatgattagcttcaACCGCTTATATTAGTCATCACATTACAAACAACTTAATCCTTGGTCAGAGGGTTGACTTGTTGATGCTTGAGCTTAATTCACAAGCCATGATTATTTACTAATACAGTATTACTTTTTGATACTATTAAAATGTATGCTTACTGCAAGTAAGAGTTTCTTTGATTTGGTTGAGCAAAGACTATTCATGGCTAGCTACCTGTGGATCATGAGTTAATGACACGTCAAAATTACATCATGATCACGTGGTCTGAGTTGGAGGGAAGTAGCCGGTTCTAAATTCAATAGTACTACGATGGGATTTTTGTTGGATGGCTTCCGCGGTTCGGATAGCCCGGTCCGAACAGTTGTAAGGTTTACCGGTCCGTTTTGAAAATGTCTTTACCCATGCGTTTCGCATCCCTCACGCACGCAACACATGAGGATTTTCCCGCCAGTAGCCATGTTGGACCGCCTCATCACCTCCCTCACGAGTGCGGCACATGAGGATTTCCCCGCCATGTCAGACCGCCTCGTCGGCGCATACGTCAATCCGAACATAATTTTGACTGTATTTGCTCCCTCAAATCACGTTGGAGGTGTCGTTCGAGCAATTTAGGACATGTATACccacaaaaaaaaaatttagggcATGTTGTATGAAAATTCCTTCCGTGTGGTTAGTGGTTAGTTGTCGCCAATGTAATTTACTCTTAAGAAAAATCAATAGCTTACACAAACATATAATGGAAATGTACAATTCTCCTTTAGAAGAACTTAATGCATTTTTCTCATCAGGGCGCTCCATGAGAAAGAAAGACGTCGAAAAGGCGGCTTCACGCGCAACCAGTTCTTCCTGGTGGCGTTCGTCAGTAGCTTCGCATACTACGTCTTCCCGGGCTATCTGTTTCAGATGCTCACCTCCCTCTCCTGGATCTGCTGGGTCTTCCCCCACTCAGTGCTTGTCCAGCAGCTCGGCTCAGGCCTCCACGGGCTCGGCATTGGCACGATCGGCCTCGACTGGGCGTCCGTCTCCTCCTACCTTGGGAGCCCTCTCGTCAGCCCCTGGTTTGCCACCGTAAATGTCGGCGCGggcttcttcatcatcatgtatGTAATCACCCCTATCGGGTACTGGTTTAACTTCTACAAGGCACGGACCTTCCCTATCTTCTCTGCCGATCTCTTCACCTCGACCGGGCAGAAGTACAACATCTCGGCCATCGTGGACGACCATTTCCATTTCGACACGGAGGCCTACGAGAGAAATGGGCCACTATATCTCAGCACTCTATTGGCAatcacatacggtgtcagcttcGCATCACTAACTGCGACGATCGTTCATGTTCTCTTGTTCCATGGAAGGTAAATATTTGTCAGTTTGTTGCGCAAGATCACATGGTCGCGGCAACTAAGGATTGTGATTCTTGTGTCCAGCGAAATTTTGCAGTTAAGTAGATCAACATTTCAAGGGAAAAGCATGGACATACATACAAAGCTAATGAGGAGATATAAGAAGGTCCCTGAGTGGTGGTTCATCTGCATCCTTCTTGTTAGCATTGCTGCCACTATATTTGCTTGCGAGTATTACATCGAGCAGCTCCAGCTGCCCTGGTGGGGAGTACTGCTTGCATGTGTCATTGCCTTTTTCTTCACCCTCCCAATTGGAATCATCACAGCGACAACAAACCAGGTAAGGATTCCAACAACTTGCATGATCTAGAGCACCGGACCCACAACTCACATTCTTCCACTATATGCAGACCCCGGGATTAAACATCGTCACAGAGTATATCATCGGGTACTTGTACCCTGGACGACCCGTCGCGAATATGTGCTTTAAGGTTTACGGTTATATCAGCATGCATCAAGCTTTGATGTTTCTGCAAGATTTTAAGTTGGGCCACTACATGAAGATTCCCCCAAGGACAATGTTTATGGCTCAGGTAAGCGCCACTAAGCCATATACGTAGTTTATCTGTCATTTCCGCTCCACCAGAGTCCAGAGCACACAAGATCATGTTGTATTGTGACAATAAGCAACAACTTCTTGGTAAAATGGCAGGTTGCAGGAACATCAATTGCGGCATTTGTGTACCTTGGAACGGCATGGTGGCTGATGGACACAATCCCCAACATCTGCAACATTGACCTTCTCTCAGCGGACAACCCCTGGACATGCCCCACTGATCATGTGTTCTATGATGCGTCGGTCATATGGGGACTTATTGGACCGCGCAGAATATTTGGGGTCTTGGGAACTTACTCGGCAGTGAACTGGTTCTTCTTGGGAGGTGCTATTGCTCCGCTGTTGGTATGGTTTGCACACAAGGCATTCCCCAGCCAGAATTGGATCTTACTCATCAACATGCCCGTGATGATCGGTTGCACTGTCAAGATGCCGCCTGCCACTGCAGTAAACTACACCACATGGATACTTGTTGGGTTTCTGTCAGGTTATGTGGTTTATAGGTATCGACGTGACTGGTGGGAGCGGCACAATTACCTGCTCTCGGGTGCACTAGATGCAGGTTTGGCGTTCATGGCTGTCTTAATTTACTTGTGCCTAGGCTTGGAGAACATTAGTTTGAATTGGTGGGGCAATGACTTGGATGGATGTCCCCTGGCTTCTTGCCCCACTGCTAAAGGTATAGTTGTCAAGGGGTGCCCTGTGTACAACTGAAATTTTTTCTCAGGTCCTGATTTTTTTCCGAAAGTGAGCAAGCATGCATCGACGTAAATAAAAAATGTCTGTTCGATCCTTTCAAAGATGAGAAAACTAGCGTTATTCTATTGTTCAAAATATCAGAAAACGGGAACCTCGATAGTAACCTCCTAAAGAACAATTTTAATGCGAATAGGTTTTGCTGCAAAGTTAACTATTGTTCTGGCCTGTAAATGTACTGATTCCTTGATTCTTGAAACCTAGGGAAAGCAGTTTACATTGAAATTTATCACCACTAGTAAAAAAAATGATCACCGAGTATTTTAAGTAGTGAACTACTATTATTTCCATGAGGAGTACGGGACTACATTGATTTTTGCACTATAACTCGAACACGTTGGGTGCTAGCAACGCCCAACAACTTCACCACTCATGCGTCCACCTAGTCTTCTCCTGCTAACGGCGACCAAAAATGCTATGCTCAGACTAGTCCATGGTGGAGCTAATCGGGAGAGGTCGACGACTGACGTAATCGAACTAGGTTGGAGGGGCCCGACGAGGATGCGGTGTGGCGCAATGACTATATCTCgcttattttgagttataagttgCGCTCCCCTTCGGTGCTCCTGCAAGTGGTTCATCCCGCCAAACAATTTCCTTTTCCTCACGGTCGCCTCTCTGGAGTATGTGCGTTCCTTCACCCACGAGATACCGGGTACTGGACCGGtcttcttttgtttctttttttgttttttctattCCTATTTCTTTGTTCAATTTTTATTTCATTATTATTATTTCTTTCTTAATTCCTCTTTAATCAGGTTCTTTTTTGTTCATAGTGTTTACAGAAAAATGCTCATAGCTGTATTTAAAAATGTTTGTCATTGTATTCACAAATTATTAATCGTATTTTCTTATAAAATCAATATGTACTTAGTGTTTAAAAATCATTATCTATGACTTTTCAAAATACGCAATGAACATTATTAAATCCATGGAGACAATTGTTAAATATAATTTTTTAATTACAACATGAAAATTTTAAATTGCAATAATGTGATGAATTGTTTTAGTACACTTGATGAACACTTTTTAAAATGTGTTCACTCATTTGAAAATTGTTCAATAACTTAAAGAAGTGTTAACACATTTTTCTATAATGttcatacaatttttttaaaaatggCCGCGCTTGTTGAAAAGGTTTATGTAAGTTTTAAAGTTTTCATGAAATTTAAATGGCTATCATTTTATCGTAAAATATGTATAACAATTGTTTTATACATATGCACAAATATGTGTTCATGTTTTTAAAGGATGTATTCGCAAGGTCAAGGACAGGTTTCATACACTAAAATATTGAGAACGAAAAAGGAACAACAACCTAACAAATGGAAAGAAAATTGGCTACACTTTCGGTCACGTGTGAGCGAAAGATTGCAAGAACAAAAAAAAATGATACGAATCTAGTAAGAGGCAATGTGAGAAAACCACTTGTTGGGCGAGTTACGTGCAAAAGATGATGGGAGCGCTACTTGTTCTTGCATAAAAAATGGTGACTGCCACCTGTAACTCATTGGAAGCGAGATGTAAATGCGGCCACTATTTAGGGGATCCGTAGTGGAGGTGAATCCTATATTGCACGCTTTGCGACAGAATATCGGGATAACAAATAAACGGAGCAAACTTGGGCCCGCCCAAATTCCTTTACCTTTTTCACTATATTGGGAAGCTTCTATTGATGGTTTTTTGGATTTAGAAAGATTATAAATATTTTTCATTTTTTGGTTGCTTTTCTGTTAGTCTTatatatttttatttcttttcttgtcTGATTTTTCTTCTTATAGTTTTTTTTGCCTTTTCAAAATGATCAAAAAATTTAGGAAATTTCTTTCAAAATATCATCAATTTTAAAATGCTCACCATCTTAAAATCTTCGCATATGGTTTTTGAAAAATTCCACAATTCTTGGAAAATAATGTTCATATTATTGCACAAAAAATGTTCACAGATTTAAAAAATATCCAGATCTTGATAATAAAAGGTCATAAATAATTTTTAAAATCTTTCATATTCAAAAAATATCATTTTTTTTAATGATAGATTTTCCAAATaaattatgtgcattttctagatTCTTGAAAGAAACTCTTAACATTTTTAAAAGTCTATAATATATATTAATATATTCAGAAAAAATCCAGCTGACCGGTCCTTTTGAAGGGAACTGATTTCAAAACCATAGGAAAATACAATCTTAAAAAAGTGCCTGGGATGAGCCTCTAGGCAGCCTTGAAGTGTTCCATCGCATAAATGAGCACTCTCTGTTATTGTACGTCATTTTAATGCACAATGCATCAAATAGTAGGTCCTTTTTCTCAAAAAGAAAATTCAAATAGAAGGTCCTGGTCGTGGATATTACGACGAGGAGGGACTTCGTTCTCCCTTGTGCTGGATATATGAGGGCTAGAGCTCGAGCGTACTGTATTATCCGGTCGTTCGATTTTGAGTATACTACTTGCGCTTCAGCTGGCCTTTTCTTTCCTCTCTGTTGTTTTTAGCCCCTTAACTTTAATAAAAAAACTGCTTAACTTAAGCAACACTGTTCACACccaattttttctttttttgcacgATCACGCTTTTGAGTATCTTGCACCACAATAAAAAAAATATGTTTCtttattttttatgattttttacTGTTCACCAGATGCAGACGAGCCCGGCACCGAATTGAATTTTCGCTTTTCTATCCTCTCTTTGTTTTCATTCTCTCCAATCTCTAGCAATGGCATTTTGTCACCATCTCTTAAATGCCACTGTTTCAACTAATAAATTGGAAAAAATTCCACACGATGTTTAGCATTTTGTTTGTTTGCTCCCTTGTTTTGTTGAACTATTTTTTCCTAGTTGAAAAACTTCACAAGCATCTTCGAGTATTTTTTTTAGATCTTTGATGTCATTACGGCCAAATCCACTTTTATTTTTGCGGGGGTACGGCCAAATCCACTTTGATTACCAGCTTTCCACGTTATCATGTCTCACCGCTATAGTAAAGTAGCTTCTGCAGTTTGCATGCATCTATTCGTCCTTTCATTTTTTATTGCCTCCATTTCGACCGACAGCAGGTCCCTATCGGCCGACCTCTCAACAGCGACCTCTCACCAGTCACCCTTGGCACGACGGTCCACCCAACTGGACAACCACTCAGCCTATATAAAAAATCAACCTGATCGAGAAGACAACAAAGAAaagtggaagaagaagaagctcaAGCTAGCTAGACAACAGGAAGAGCACCCAAGAAAACCACAAGGATCACCAACGAGATGCAGCAAGCGAAGGTGAAGGTGAAGGACGGCTCGAGCGCGCTGAGGGCCAAGGCGAAGATCGCGTGGGCCAAGCTGGCGGAGAAGGTGGAGGCGGCGACGTCGAGGTCGCACGACGAGCGGAAGCTGGCGCACGAGCGCGGCAGGGCCAAGGTTGCCGCCGCCGAGGCGCAGCTGCACCGTGAGAAGGTGGCGCACCGCGAGGCGGCCATGGAGCACCGCCTCCACAAGCACGCCGGCGTGGGCGGCCACAACCACAAGCACGACGCCGGTGGCGTGCACTGAGGCGTGGCGCGTCTAGGGAGCCTGCCAACGTGTGATTTCCTCTATTCTTTTCACTTGTGTACTGTTACATACGTGTGTCGTGGTTATTTGGTCAAGTTATATCTGGAGTGCCATGTGAATTATTGACGTTATGGACGTTTTCATGATTGACTAACTAAGAAACGATTATTCTTAATTTTCTTGATGTATTTATTTTCTTTATATTTGTCCATAATTCACTTCATCTCATGTCCATGTTTTCGCTCTCATATAAAGAAACCAGTTCCCCAGTTCAAGGGAGCTACGAATTATAATTTTGTAATCAAACCAGGAAACACGGTTCATCTTGATCCCTAAAATCTCATATGGTGGTGATGACTGATGAAACTATTCAAAACCCAACTTCCAAAGTTTCAGCAGAGCTCTCGCCTTTTTGGCTATAAGACTATTACTATCTTGTGCTCAGTCAACGTCGAAGGATGCCACATGCATCACTGGCTCCTTCGGTTCAATCTTTCTTTCTTTGGAACCTTGGACACCCCTACTATAGTACTCATACCGCATTCGCGCTTACTGTCAGATCCTCCCCCATGGAGGGATCATCCGTTTGTTCCTCCGGTGCGACAGGTGTCAAGGATGGAGGTGGTGGATTTGAAGAGGAGGTACCCGAGGGAATGGAAGAGGGATATGCCATGACGAAATCACTGGCAGTATGTCCTGGACACCGGTGAGGAGCACTGGGAGGACTCTCCCTGATATGTGGGCACCACTAGACAAGGGAAGCATGAGAAAGGAGACGAGAGCAACATGAGTCTAGTAGACGAGAGCGGGGAGGCCGGAACGTCGCTTTGTTTATAACACCATTTCTCACTCAAGACTGCGACATGGCAAACAAAGTCAGGGGCTCCTTGATTCCTCAGCCCGCTGTCAGCGCCATGCGGCGCAAGATTCCCCTTCAACGATTTTCCCATTGGTGTTGTGGAGAACTGGAGACCGTGGGGATCTTTCTCCCAAGACCCTCTGACCGGATGCTGCTTCCCATGATTCAACCACTGAAATTCCTTCTCGGGTAGCTTCCTGCCGAGCACGGAGAGACTTCACAAGTCCCGTGTAACCTCCTGGCAGGAGGGTTGcgcggcacttgggggctactgatGAGGATGTGGCACACGGGGGGCACCAACTAAGAAGGGCATTCGCAGTCAGATGCTGAGTCAGCTTCTCCATCCCAACTGTTGGTCAAGGAAGCCATCAACTTGCAAGCACTTAGGCTTGGAGCACATTAGTTTGAACTGGTGGGACAATGACTTAGACGGATGCCCCCCTGGTTTCTTGCCCCACTGCTAAAAGTATAGTTGTCAAGGGGTGCCGAGTGTACAACTGAACATTTTCTCGTGAGGTGCGCAGGTCTCGAAGAAATTTGGAAGTGAGCAAGCATACATAAATGTACATAACAAATGCTTATTCAAGCTTTCTAAAATGAGAGAACTAGTATTAATTCTATTGTTCAAAATATCaaaaaggcaaaaaaaaaaaaaaaagggaGCCTTAGTAGGAACCGCCTAAAGAACAATTTTAGTGCCAGTAGGTTTTTGCTGCGAAATTAACTGTTGTTCCAGCTTGTAGAAGTACTGTTTCGTTGATTCTTTGAAATCTAGGAAAAGCATATTTACCCTGAAATTTACCACACCTAGTAAAAATGTTGATTAGTAGATATTTTGAAGTACTGAACTGCTATTATTTTCCATGATTGAATTTTTCAGTAACTCGACCGAGTTGGCTGCTTGCAACTCCCAACCACTTCACTACTCACCTGCCCCCTAATCTCCGCAAACACTATATCTTGCCTGGTGCGGGGGCTACATCGCGCTCGCCTACACGCGTTGAGAGATGGGCCGCCATAGTACCGTATTTTCTTTCGTTTTATGACAATGTAGCATGGATCGAAGGAATGTTATGTTGGA
This sequence is a window from Aegilops tauschii subsp. strangulata cultivar AL8/78 chromosome 7, Aet v6.0, whole genome shotgun sequence. Protein-coding genes within it:
- the LOC109748199 gene encoding uncharacterized protein, with amino-acid sequence MQQAKVKVKDGSSALRAKAKIAWAKLAEKVEAATSRSHDERKLAHERGRAKVAAAEAQLHREKVAHREAAMEHRLHKHAGVGGHNHKHDAGGVH
- the LOC109748198 gene encoding oligopeptide transporter 7 isoform X1, with amino-acid sequence MASSSRSHQEAELDGDHISSPLLPSSTSRSSPERDEEEEEGENSPIEQVALTVPVGDDPDTPVLTFRMWVLGVLSCAVLSFLNQFFWYRKEPLTVTAISAQVAVVPLGRLMAAALPERAFFRGRPYEFTLNPGPFNVKEHVLITIFANAGAGTVYAIHVVTAVRVFYGKNLSFFVSLLVVLTTQVLGFGWAGIFRRYLVEPATMWWPANLVQVSLFRALHEKERRRKGGFTRNQFFLVAFVSSFAYYVFPGYLFQMLTSLSWICWVFPHSVLVQQLGSGLHGLGIGTIGLDWASVSSYLGSPLVSPWFATVNVGAGFFIIMYVITPIGYWFNFYKARTFPIFSADLFTSTGQKYNISAIVDDHFHFDTEAYERNGPLYLSTLLAITYGVSFASLTATIVHVLLFHGSEILQLSRSTFQGKSMDIHTKLMRRYKKVPEWWFICILLVSIAATIFACEYYIEQLQLPWWGVLLACVIAFFFTLPIGIITATTNQTPGLNIVTEYIIGYLYPGRPVANMCFKVYGYISMHQALMFLQDFKLGHYMKIPPRTMFMAQVAGTSIAAFVYLGTAWWLMDTIPNICNIDLLSADNPWTCPTDHVFYDASVIWGLIGPRRIFGVLGTYSAVNWFFLGGAIAPLLVWFAHKAFPSQNWILLINMPVMIGCTVKMPPATAVNYTTWILVGFLSGYVVYRYRRDWWERHNYLLSGALDAGLAFMAVLIYLCLGLENISLNWWGNDLDGCPLASCPTAKGIVVKGCPVYN
- the LOC109748198 gene encoding oligopeptide transporter 7 isoform X2, translated to MASSSRSHQEAELDGDHISSPLLPSSTSRSSPERDEEEEEGENSPIEQVALTVPVGDDPDTPVLTFRMWVLGVLSCAVLSFLNQFFWYRKEPLTVTAISAQVAVVPLGRLMAAALPERAFFRGRPYEFTLNPGPFNVKEHVLITIFANAGAGTVYAIHVVTAVRVFYGKNLSFFVSLLVVLTTQVLGFGWAGIFRRYLVEPATMWWPANLVQVSLFRALHEKERRRKGGFTRNQFFLVAFVSSFAYYVFPGYLFQMLTSLSWICWVFPHSVLVQQLGSGLHGLGIGTIGLDWASVSSYLGSPLVSPWFATVNVGAGFFIIMYVITPIGYWFNFYKARTFPIFSADLFTSTGQKYNISAIVDDHFHFDTEAYERNGPLYLSTLLAITYGVSFASLTATIVHVLLFHGSEILQLSRSTFQGKSMDIHTKLMRRYKKVPEWWFICILLVSIAATIFACEYYIEQLQLPWWGVLLACVIAFFFTLPIGIITATTNQTPGLNIVTEYIIGYLYPGRPVANMCFKVYGYISMNINCGICVPWNGMVADGHNPQHLQH